The Beijerinckiaceae bacterium RH AL1 genome has a segment encoding these proteins:
- a CDS encoding NAD-dependent dehydratase (ID:RHAL1_03198;~source:Prodigal:2.6), with translation MSPQRILVTGGAGFLGSHLCESLLADGHEVLCVDNLYTGSRRNIAHLLANPNFEFMRHDITFPLYVEVNRIYNLACPASPVHYQLDPVQTTKTSVHGAINMLGLAKRVRARILQASTSEVYGDPDIHPQPESYFGKVNPVGIRSCYDEGKRCAETLFFDYHRQHGVDIKVVRIFNTYGPRMHPEDGRVVSNFIVQALRGQDITIYGDGSQSRSFCFVDDLIDGMRRMMESQAGFTGPVNIGNPEEYSIHELARQVIDVMGSRSRLVTRPLPSDDPRQRKPDIDLAKTKLDWAPRTPLRSGLAVTIAYFEALLTKDVDVRQRMPA, from the coding sequence ATGAGCCCGCAGCGCATCCTCGTGACGGGCGGGGCAGGCTTTCTCGGGTCTCACCTGTGCGAAAGCTTGCTCGCGGACGGTCACGAGGTGCTTTGCGTCGACAATCTTTACACCGGCTCGCGCCGCAACATCGCGCATCTGCTCGCGAACCCGAATTTCGAGTTCATGCGGCACGACATCACGTTCCCGCTCTATGTCGAGGTGAACCGCATCTACAATCTGGCGTGTCCCGCGTCGCCAGTGCACTATCAGCTCGATCCGGTGCAGACGACGAAGACGAGCGTCCATGGCGCGATCAACATGCTCGGCCTCGCCAAGCGCGTCCGGGCGCGCATCCTTCAGGCGTCGACCTCGGAAGTGTACGGCGATCCCGACATCCATCCGCAGCCGGAGAGCTATTTCGGCAAGGTCAACCCGGTCGGCATCCGCTCGTGTTACGATGAAGGCAAACGGTGCGCGGAGACGCTCTTCTTCGATTATCACCGTCAGCACGGCGTCGACATCAAGGTGGTGCGGATCTTCAACACCTATGGCCCGCGCATGCACCCGGAGGACGGCAGGGTCGTCTCCAACTTCATCGTGCAGGCGCTCCGCGGCCAGGACATCACGATCTACGGCGACGGCTCGCAGTCGCGCTCCTTCTGCTTCGTCGACGATCTCATCGACGGCATGCGGCGCATGATGGAGAGCCAGGCCGGCTTTACTGGTCCCGTGAACATCGGCAACCCGGAGGAATACTCGATCCACGAGCTCGCGCGTCAGGTCATCGATGTGATGGGCTCGCGATCGCGCCTCGTGACGAGGCCGCTGCCGTCGGACGATCCGCGTCAGCGCAAGCCCGACATCGATCTGGCGAAAACGAAGCTGGACTGGGCGCCGCGGACGCCGCTCCGCTCCGGGCTAGCCGTGACGATCGCGTACTTCGAGGCGCTGCTCACGAAGGATGTCGACGTGCGGCAGCGAATGCCCGCCTGA
- a CDS encoding protein of unknown function (ID:RHAL1_03195;~source:Prodigal:2.6), with protein sequence MIHLDANDYLLRAGDLSSCGYLIEQGSVEVLIERATGEHVLAVLGPGEIVGEMALLDNAPRTASVRAREACLLLPMTSEHLAARFAAADPVLRLVMGTILDRFRCTLAQVYGNSPTPSAPMAAERQSAVAAAMAELRLQEELQNAFEKGQILVHYQPIVRLADGRLSGFEALARWAHPSRGFVPPPSSCPSPRSAAEAPSSHESALRMSRAT encoded by the coding sequence ATGATCCATCTGGACGCCAACGACTACCTGCTGCGGGCAGGCGATCTGTCCTCGTGCGGCTATCTCATCGAGCAGGGCAGCGTCGAGGTGCTCATAGAACGCGCGACGGGGGAGCATGTCCTCGCCGTGCTCGGGCCGGGCGAGATCGTCGGCGAGATGGCGTTGCTGGATAACGCCCCGCGCACCGCGAGCGTGCGAGCGCGCGAGGCGTGCCTGCTTCTGCCGATGACCTCCGAGCATCTCGCCGCGCGCTTCGCGGCAGCCGACCCCGTCCTGCGCCTCGTCATGGGGACGATCCTCGATCGCTTTCGCTGCACCTTGGCCCAGGTCTACGGCAACTCGCCGACGCCATCCGCGCCGATGGCTGCGGAGCGCCAGTCGGCGGTGGCGGCAGCGATGGCGGAGCTGCGGCTTCAGGAAGAGCTGCAGAACGCCTTCGAGAAGGGGCAGATCCTCGTTCACTACCAACCGATCGTCCGACTCGCCGACGGGCGCCTGTCCGGCTTCGAGGCGCTGGCGCGCTGGGCGCATCCCTCGCGCGGGTTCGTTCCGCCTCCGTCTTCGTGCCCCTCACCGAGATCGGCGGCGGAAGCGCCGAGCTCGCACGAATCTGCCTTGCGCATGTCTCGCGCGACCTGA
- a CDS encoding hypothetical protein (ID:RHAL1_03197;~conserved membrane protein of unknown function;~source:Prodigal:2.6): MRTQRRKGNSRPARKPTVRRRSKARTLTAWAGVIVRLALAYRQITQAHAQAARNLRPGGGTTTVQSELASARTRGRAADAPQDIPPKGWWQVAKRVATKFSENELMAEAAGCTFYALLSLFPAITAIVSIYGLFADRSKIEGQLDSVSSFLPSGGVDIIREQVHRLVESPASGLSAGAIIGLLTALWSANAGTKAMFSALNDVYGEREERGFLRVTATSLVFTLGGITFLVAALGGIATLPLLFRALGMDTVFTVAAEYGRWPAILAIMVFALAILYRFGPSRRLAKWRWVTWGGVIGAVCWVGLSVGFSWYVAHFGSYNKTYGSLGAIIGFMTWIWLSTTVLLVGAQINAELEAQTAADSTVGKARPLGARGAASANVVSK; this comes from the coding sequence ATGCGGACGCAGCGGCGAAAAGGCAACAGCAGGCCGGCTCGAAAGCCGACTGTGCGACGACGATCGAAAGCGCGGACGCTCACCGCTTGGGCCGGCGTGATCGTCCGCCTTGCGCTCGCCTACCGCCAGATCACCCAAGCCCACGCGCAAGCCGCTCGCAACCTGCGCCCCGGCGGCGGTACAACGACGGTGCAGTCGGAGTTGGCTTCGGCGCGGACTCGAGGTCGAGCCGCTGACGCGCCGCAGGATATTCCGCCAAAAGGCTGGTGGCAGGTTGCCAAGCGCGTCGCGACAAAGTTTTCCGAGAACGAGCTGATGGCGGAGGCGGCCGGCTGCACGTTCTACGCGCTGCTGTCGTTGTTTCCTGCGATCACAGCGATCGTGTCCATCTACGGTCTCTTCGCCGACCGCAGCAAGATCGAGGGGCAGCTAGACAGCGTGTCTTCGTTCCTGCCGAGCGGCGGCGTCGACATTATCCGCGAGCAGGTCCATCGCCTGGTCGAAAGCCCGGCCAGTGGTCTCAGCGCCGGTGCGATCATCGGCCTGCTCACCGCACTTTGGAGCGCGAATGCCGGCACGAAGGCGATGTTCAGCGCCTTGAACGACGTCTACGGCGAACGCGAGGAGCGCGGGTTCCTCCGCGTGACCGCAACGTCCCTCGTCTTCACGCTCGGCGGCATCACCTTCCTCGTCGCGGCGCTCGGCGGCATCGCGACGCTGCCGTTGCTGTTTCGCGCGCTCGGCATGGACACCGTCTTCACCGTCGCTGCGGAGTACGGGCGATGGCCAGCGATCTTGGCGATCATGGTCTTCGCTCTTGCGATCCTCTACCGCTTCGGACCCAGTCGACGCCTTGCAAAATGGCGTTGGGTCACCTGGGGCGGCGTGATCGGCGCGGTCTGCTGGGTCGGACTGTCGGTCGGCTTCTCGTGGTACGTCGCGCACTTCGGCAGCTACAACAAGACGTACGGCTCGCTCGGCGCGATCATCGGCTTCATGACGTGGATCTGGCTCTCCACCACGGTCCTGCTCGTAGGGGCCCAAATCAATGCAGAACTCGAGGCCCAGACCGCAGCAGACTCTACCGTCGGAAAGGCTCGGCCGCTCGGTGCGCGCGGCGCGGCGTCGGCGAACGTGGTCTCGAAGTAA
- a CDS encoding Spore maturation protein CgeB (ID:RHAL1_03199;~source:Prodigal:2.6), producing MKLVVLGLALSSSWGNGHATTFRALLKAMAARGHDILFLERDVPWYAAHRDCPDPDYCRLVLYDDLADLRRWRDAIADADAVIVGSYVPDGIAVGDFVQETAQGIVAFYDIDTPVTLAALQAGSCGYLSREQIQRYDLYLSFTGGPTLERLELAFGSPAARPLYCSVDEARYAPTGAACHWDLSYLGTYSADRQPTLEKLLLDTARRLPDHRFVVAGSQYPADIRWPDNVERIEHLPPDAHANFYSASRLTLNVTRADMIAAGWSPSVRLFEAAACGTPVLSDRWDGITDFFEPGRDILFAEDAEGAIAAPSRHRRSCASPRSGGAHGIVASCAT from the coding sequence ATGAAGCTGGTCGTCCTCGGCCTCGCGCTCTCGTCGTCCTGGGGCAACGGCCACGCCACCACCTTCCGCGCGCTGCTAAAGGCTATGGCGGCGCGCGGCCACGACATCCTGTTCCTCGAGCGGGATGTCCCCTGGTACGCGGCGCATCGGGATTGTCCTGATCCGGACTATTGCCGCCTCGTCCTCTACGATGATCTCGCCGACCTACGTCGGTGGCGCGATGCAATCGCCGATGCCGACGCCGTCATCGTCGGCTCCTACGTCCCCGACGGCATCGCGGTCGGCGACTTCGTGCAGGAGACGGCCCAAGGGATCGTCGCCTTCTACGACATCGACACGCCCGTCACGCTCGCCGCCCTGCAGGCCGGCTCCTGCGGCTATCTCTCGCGCGAGCAGATCCAACGCTACGACCTGTACCTGTCCTTCACGGGCGGTCCGACATTGGAGCGTCTGGAACTCGCCTTCGGTTCGCCGGCGGCGCGCCCACTCTATTGCTCGGTCGACGAGGCGCGATATGCGCCCACGGGCGCCGCATGTCATTGGGACCTCTCCTATCTCGGCACCTACAGCGCGGACCGTCAGCCGACGCTCGAGAAGCTGCTCCTCGACACGGCGCGCCGTCTGCCCGACCATCGCTTTGTCGTTGCCGGATCGCAGTATCCCGCCGACATCCGTTGGCCCGATAACGTCGAGCGCATCGAGCATCTGCCGCCGGACGCCCACGCGAATTTTTATAGCGCGTCGCGGCTCACGCTGAACGTGACGCGCGCGGATATGATCGCGGCGGGATGGTCGCCCTCCGTTCGCCTCTTCGAGGCCGCCGCCTGCGGGACCCCGGTGCTGTCGGATCGCTGGGACGGCATCACCGACTTCTTCGAGCCGGGCCGCGACATCCTTTTCGCGGAAGACGCCGAGGGCGCGATCGCCGCGCCTTCCCGCCATCGGCGCAGCTGCGCGAGCCCGCGTTCTGGCGGAGCACACGGCATCGTCGCGAGCTGCGCAACTTGA
- a CDS encoding exported protein of unknown function (ID:RHAL1_03192;~source:Prodigal:2.6) encodes MFSIAAPAEIRAQEVVGAVTAANASLTGKAPGRASRSLKIGADIFFKDHIATKRGGAAQLTFLDRSTLSVSENSDLVIDEFVYNPGARGTMSATLSKGVLRFVGGDISHVGGTTVKTPTVTIGIRGGIGTIAVVKDAAGVASIPGVPPDFHGGTIVVNGYGTLSVSNGATSVEISRPGFAVFVGAGAQTIAAPSRFDMAAARALTKTLSSQGRQRGGASPHGGGVLAKSDTTRLLSIVPPAATPSTPTIDALGFTSIFSAGNALARNQAQTHQARQLQQQLAVIPVRAPAAQLTTTSTPPSGTTGTPPGTTTITPPGGTTTTPPGGTTTTPSGGTTTTPSGGTTNPPPGGTTTTPPGGTTSPPPGGPIVTPPGGPVGTPPGGPIGTPPRGPIGSSPGGPIGTPPGGPIGNPPGGPIGTPPGGPIGTPPGGPIGMLPGGPIGMPPGRPIGSPPGGPIGMLPGGPIGMPGHDNGQGNNNQNNGQGNQQNNGHGPGH; translated from the coding sequence ATGTTCAGCATCGCGGCGCCTGCCGAGATCCGTGCGCAGGAGGTCGTCGGCGCGGTGACCGCGGCCAACGCGTCGCTGACGGGCAAAGCGCCCGGACGCGCCTCGCGGTCGTTGAAGATCGGCGCCGACATCTTCTTCAAGGATCACATCGCCACGAAGCGCGGCGGCGCCGCGCAACTGACCTTTCTCGACCGCAGCACCTTGAGCGTCAGCGAGAACAGCGATCTCGTGATCGACGAGTTCGTCTACAATCCGGGCGCCAGGGGAACGATGAGCGCAACGCTCTCGAAGGGCGTGCTGCGCTTCGTCGGCGGCGACATCAGCCACGTAGGCGGCACGACCGTGAAGACCCCGACGGTGACGATCGGCATTCGTGGCGGCATCGGCACGATCGCCGTCGTCAAGGACGCAGCCGGCGTTGCCTCGATTCCGGGCGTGCCGCCGGATTTCCACGGCGGGACGATCGTCGTCAACGGCTACGGCACGCTGTCCGTCAGCAACGGGGCGACCAGCGTCGAGATCTCGCGGCCGGGTTTCGCGGTCTTCGTCGGGGCGGGGGCTCAAACGATCGCGGCGCCGAGCCGCTTCGACATGGCCGCCGCGCGGGCGCTGACGAAGACGCTGTCGAGCCAAGGCAGGCAGCGCGGAGGCGCGTCGCCGCATGGGGGCGGCGTGCTGGCCAAGAGCGACACGACAAGATTGCTTTCCATCGTTCCGCCGGCTGCCACTCCTTCGACGCCGACGATCGATGCGCTCGGGTTCACGAGCATCTTCTCGGCGGGAAATGCTTTGGCTCGGAACCAGGCTCAGACCCATCAGGCTCGGCAACTTCAGCAGCAATTGGCCGTGATCCCGGTGCGGGCGCCGGCCGCACAGCTTACGACGACCAGCACCCCGCCGAGTGGCACGACCGGCACGCCGCCCGGTACAACGACCATCACACCGCCAGGTGGGACAACCACCACACCGCCAGGTGGGACAACCACCACGCCGTCGGGTGGAACGACCACCACGCCGTCGGGTGGAACGACCAACCCGCCGCCGGGCGGAACGACCACAACGCCGCCGGGTGGGACGACTAGCCCGCCGCCGGGTGGCCCGATTGTTACCCCGCCGGGTGGCCCGGTCGGCACGCCGCCAGGTGGCCCGATCGGCACGCCCCCACGTGGCCCGATCGGCTCGTCCCCAGGTGGCCCGATCGGAACGCCCCCAGGTGGCCCGATCGGCAATCCGCCGGGCGGCCCGATCGGCACGCCCCCAGGTGGCCCGATTGGCACGCCGCCGGGTGGCCCGATTGGCATGCTGCCAGGCGGTCCGATCGGCATGCCGCCAGGCCGCCCGATCGGCTCGCCGCCAGGTGGCCCGATCGGCATGCTGCCAGGCGGTCCGATCGGCATGCCGGGTCATGACAACGGTCAGGGCAACAACAACCAGAACAACGGACAGGGGAACCAGCAGAACAACGGTCATGGTCCGGGCCACTAG
- a CDS encoding Tetratricopeptide repeat-containing protein (ID:RHAL1_03191;~source:Prodigal:2.6), with product MFEFRKLGRPTFRKVAGTTAVVWWLLSAVASPTAARAESNDEAQRAILFRQSLKHPQDVSLALAYADSCLKLQDYEGAIGALERVLFFAPNDGHLKAELGLLYAHLQSYELAKQYFDAAQADPALDEITRGKIAALEPTMRTAVTGNYAFAFIQAGVRYQTNAAFNPDNNILRLSNQDYTLLHPKDRGPDTNGFQTVQLGFDRDLGNQRGDTLEFRLTGYATEQSRFTDLNVSLYDVSIGPRFKLAPEWRPDWTIKPYVVGGQAFLAGSHYLTSGGAGVIADLPMRAGYLLEPGVEVRRLQFANVSVFSSLNTGYAATTSLTGSAELSPKFAATARFAWTRDAADAAYQTSSSIAEEFALVDRFSSLIPGHAETWSASPYLKLLQTSFDAPNPFVDTAVTRRDSEIQVGLVLDTPISRTFTIVSNVQFAKISSNISSYRLSNFSVLTGPAVRF from the coding sequence GTGTTCGAATTCAGGAAGCTTGGAAGACCAACGTTCCGGAAGGTCGCGGGGACGACGGCTGTCGTCTGGTGGCTGCTGTCCGCGGTGGCGAGCCCGACTGCAGCTCGGGCGGAGTCGAACGACGAGGCGCAGCGTGCGATCCTGTTTCGCCAGTCGCTCAAGCATCCGCAAGACGTGTCGCTGGCCTTGGCCTACGCCGACTCGTGCCTCAAGCTGCAGGACTATGAGGGTGCGATCGGAGCGCTCGAGCGTGTCCTGTTCTTCGCGCCCAACGACGGGCATCTGAAGGCGGAGCTCGGCCTTCTCTACGCTCATCTGCAGTCCTACGAGCTTGCCAAGCAGTATTTCGATGCGGCGCAGGCGGATCCCGCACTCGACGAGATCACACGCGGCAAGATCGCCGCGCTCGAACCGACGATGCGCACCGCCGTCACCGGCAATTACGCGTTCGCCTTCATCCAGGCCGGCGTTCGCTATCAAACCAACGCGGCGTTCAATCCCGACAACAACATCCTACGCCTGTCGAACCAGGACTACACGCTGCTGCATCCGAAAGACCGTGGTCCCGACACCAACGGCTTTCAGACGGTGCAGCTCGGTTTCGATCGCGACCTCGGTAACCAGCGCGGCGACACCCTGGAGTTCCGCCTGACGGGATACGCGACCGAGCAGTCCCGTTTCACCGACCTGAACGTAAGCCTCTATGACGTCAGCATCGGCCCGCGTTTCAAGCTGGCGCCGGAGTGGCGGCCGGACTGGACGATCAAGCCCTACGTGGTCGGCGGCCAGGCGTTTCTCGCGGGGTCGCATTACCTCACCTCCGGAGGCGCCGGCGTGATCGCCGACCTTCCGATGCGCGCCGGATACCTCCTCGAGCCGGGTGTCGAGGTCCGCCGCCTTCAGTTCGCGAACGTTTCGGTCTTCTCGAGCCTCAACACCGGTTACGCCGCGACGACGTCGCTCACGGGCTCGGCCGAGCTCAGTCCAAAATTTGCCGCGACGGCACGCTTCGCCTGGACGCGCGACGCCGCCGATGCCGCCTACCAAACCTCGAGCTCCATCGCCGAGGAGTTTGCGCTTGTCGACCGGTTTTCTTCGCTCATTCCGGGACACGCGGAGACCTGGTCGGCATCGCCCTATCTCAAGCTTCTGCAAACAAGCTTCGATGCGCCGAACCCGTTCGTCGACACGGCCGTCACGCGGCGGGACAGCGAGATCCAGGTCGGCTTGGTGCTCGACACGCCGATCAGCCGCACCTTCACCATCGTGTCGAACGTCCAATTCGCGAAGATCAGCTCGAACATCTCGAGCTATCGGCTCAGCAACTTTTCCGTTCTCACAGGCCCGGCGGTGAGGTTCTGA
- a CDS encoding hypothetical protein (ID:RHAL1_03194;~conserved protein of unknown function;~source:Prodigal:2.6), with protein sequence MKAVAARRPSHVESPHVAINISGHDLGKDDFVGTLEKIIVAGGHAPGSVTLELTETALVRSPSEAATRLHEARQSGFRVAVDDFGTGYSSLNYVRTLPIDSLKVDRTFVQSMADCKTTHSIVVSMLNLAKSLRLKTVGEGIETTEQRAILQNLGCEFGQGYLFGRPLPLEQTLALMRTWRAATPVAAVTCAPAA encoded by the coding sequence ATGAAGGCCGTTGCCGCGCGACGCCCCTCGCATGTCGAGAGCCCCCACGTCGCCATCAACATCTCCGGTCACGATCTCGGCAAGGACGACTTCGTCGGGACCTTGGAGAAGATCATCGTCGCCGGCGGCCACGCGCCGGGGTCCGTCACCCTCGAGCTCACGGAAACGGCGCTCGTCCGCTCGCCGAGCGAGGCCGCCACGAGGCTTCACGAGGCGCGCCAGTCCGGCTTCCGCGTTGCGGTCGATGATTTCGGCACCGGCTATTCGTCGCTCAACTACGTGCGAACGCTGCCGATCGATTCGTTGAAGGTCGACCGGACCTTCGTGCAGAGCATGGCGGACTGCAAGACGACGCATTCCATCGTCGTCTCGATGCTGAACCTCGCCAAGTCGCTGCGCTTGAAGACAGTCGGCGAAGGCATCGAGACCACCGAGCAGCGCGCGATTCTGCAGAATCTCGGATGCGAGTTCGGCCAGGGCTATCTGTTCGGCCGGCCGCTGCCTCTCGAGCAGACGCTGGCGTTGATGAGGACGTGGCGAGCCGCGACGCCGGTTGCCGCCGTCACTTGTGCGCCAGCCGCGTGA
- a CDS encoding putative short-chain dehydrogenase/reductase (SDR) (source:Prodigal:2.6;~ID:RHAL1_03196), with protein MTDETSKGHEIGRRAVLLGAAASTALASTAYAEDAKQPDFSKPAPEGLPKPNQGSVLQGKVAVVTGAARGIGRAIAWEMAANGADIVALDICGPVSTASNAVAASASELDETAQGVRKLGRKCKTVHADIRDLAALRAVAAETEKEFGKIDILVANAAIQRWKPLLEMEDADWHDVIDNNLNGTANTVRAFAPGMVKRQYGRIILLSSMQGKQGTSGASSYSASKWGILGLMKSAAMELGKHKVTVNALIPGLVDTALTRYRARYHASMAMTENDPPADPTPQQVWDARLPMVPLRVGWMKPADLGPAAVFLASDGAAMVTGAEYEVDAGDSAHNI; from the coding sequence ATGACAGACGAGACCAGCAAAGGACACGAGATCGGGCGACGCGCCGTTCTGCTCGGCGCTGCCGCCAGCACGGCGCTCGCGAGCACGGCCTACGCCGAGGACGCAAAGCAGCCCGACTTCTCGAAGCCGGCGCCGGAGGGGCTGCCGAAGCCGAACCAGGGCTCCGTCCTGCAAGGCAAGGTGGCGGTCGTCACCGGCGCGGCCCGCGGGATCGGCCGCGCGATCGCCTGGGAGATGGCGGCCAACGGCGCGGATATCGTCGCCCTCGATATCTGCGGACCGGTGTCGACCGCCTCGAACGCCGTCGCGGCCAGCGCCTCCGAGCTCGACGAGACCGCGCAGGGCGTCAGAAAACTCGGGCGGAAATGCAAGACGGTCCACGCCGACATCCGCGACCTCGCCGCGTTGCGGGCCGTCGCCGCCGAGACCGAGAAAGAGTTCGGCAAGATCGACATCCTCGTCGCCAATGCGGCCATCCAGCGATGGAAGCCGCTGCTCGAGATGGAGGACGCCGACTGGCACGACGTCATCGACAACAATCTGAACGGGACGGCCAACACCGTCCGGGCCTTCGCGCCGGGGATGGTCAAGCGGCAGTACGGCCGCATCATCCTGCTGTCGTCGATGCAGGGAAAGCAGGGCACGTCCGGCGCGAGCTCCTACTCGGCCTCGAAGTGGGGCATCCTCGGGCTCATGAAGTCGGCCGCGATGGAGCTCGGCAAGCACAAGGTGACGGTCAACGCGTTGATCCCGGGGCTCGTCGACACGGCGCTCACGCGGTATCGCGCGCGCTACCACGCCTCGATGGCGATGACGGAGAACGATCCGCCGGCCGACCCGACGCCGCAGCAGGTGTGGGACGCCAGGCTGCCGATGGTGCCGCTGAGGGTCGGCTGGATGAAGCCGGCCGATCTCGGACCGGCCGCCGTGTTCCTCGCCTCCGACGGCGCCGCCATGGTCACCGGCGCGGAATACGAGGTCGACGCCGGCGACAGCGCTCACAACATCTGA
- a CDS encoding Putative Chase2 sensor protein (modular protein) (ID:RHAL1_03193;~source:Prodigal:2.6), producing MVRATRRTVAAASSRAAFALRSRLYQLASLGPVGLVVLVSLWHPAIVGRLQEQIFDLYQRVEPRAYDPFNPVRILDIDDASIAKLGQWPWPRTKIAALVDRLREDGAASIAFDIVFSEPDRTSAEAFLSTVQQDSRRAAIATALGDAPANDAVLADAVGKAPVVLGLILTQADEPDFAVPYGLATAGGDVRGYLPHFSGAVVPLPRLLETTSGLGALNWLPDDDQIVRRVPLLLAGGTRVLPSLAMESLRVAQGASTFIVRTSEASGDGGFGAHQGVRSVKVGAATVGSDANGDIRIRFSPHRSDRFIPAWRILDGSIRRDEIVGRSVIVGSSSAGLGDIRATPVDAAMPGVEVQAQALEGLLSGDRLERPAWTVLEPYAAVVLALALALCLPLLPASAGAAVAAGLVAATVAISWHAFGVHHVLIDPLVVSAMITMTYLGAISALFRAEQRDRHFVQNAFGRFVSPEVVEQLARDPSQLTLGGQQRELTVMFTDVRNFSAIAERMSAADLTRFMNSYLSPMTEIVLDHAGTVDKYIGDGIMAFWNAPLPDARHAENAARAALAMIDALPRLSLSGGSKPVAQLRCGIGLASGPCVVGNIGSQLRFDYTALGDDVNLASRLESLTKTYGLDILATDATRQLSPGLAWLDVDTVVVMGRTTPQDVVTLLGDEAFAQSESFRDLRAAHEAMLAVYRSGDSEAATAAVTMLRAVAPARLAALYDFYEARCRANALLPRDQRETITRLAHK from the coding sequence ATGGTCCGGGCCACTAGGCGGACCGTTGCGGCGGCCAGCAGCCGTGCCGCGTTCGCCCTCCGCAGTCGGCTCTATCAGCTCGCGAGCCTCGGACCCGTCGGCCTCGTCGTTCTTGTGAGCCTCTGGCATCCCGCCATCGTCGGCAGATTGCAGGAGCAGATCTTCGATCTCTACCAGCGCGTCGAGCCGCGGGCCTACGATCCTTTTAACCCCGTACGGATCCTCGACATCGACGATGCCTCGATCGCCAAGCTCGGCCAATGGCCGTGGCCGCGCACCAAGATCGCCGCGCTGGTCGACCGGCTTCGTGAGGACGGCGCGGCGTCCATCGCGTTCGACATCGTGTTCTCCGAGCCGGATCGAACCAGCGCGGAGGCGTTCCTCTCCACCGTCCAACAGGACTCGCGACGCGCGGCAATCGCGACGGCCCTCGGCGACGCGCCGGCCAATGATGCCGTGCTGGCCGATGCGGTCGGCAAGGCGCCCGTCGTCCTCGGCCTCATCCTCACGCAGGCCGACGAGCCCGACTTCGCCGTGCCGTATGGGCTCGCGACCGCCGGTGGTGACGTCCGCGGCTACCTGCCGCATTTTTCGGGCGCCGTGGTGCCGTTGCCGCGCTTGCTGGAGACGACCTCGGGGCTCGGCGCGCTCAACTGGCTGCCGGATGACGATCAGATCGTGCGTCGCGTCCCCCTGTTGCTCGCCGGTGGCACCCGCGTTCTGCCGAGCCTTGCCATGGAGAGCCTGCGAGTGGCGCAAGGCGCCTCGACCTTTATCGTCCGCACGTCGGAAGCCAGCGGCGACGGCGGTTTCGGCGCCCACCAGGGCGTGCGATCCGTCAAGGTCGGTGCGGCGACGGTCGGGAGCGACGCCAACGGCGACATCCGTATCCGGTTTTCTCCCCATCGATCGGACCGGTTCATCCCCGCCTGGCGGATCCTCGATGGCAGCATCCGACGCGACGAGATCGTGGGCCGTTCCGTCATCGTCGGGTCGAGCTCTGCGGGGCTCGGCGACATCCGCGCGACGCCTGTCGATGCGGCCATGCCGGGCGTCGAGGTGCAGGCGCAGGCGCTGGAAGGTCTCCTCTCCGGCGACCGGCTCGAGCGGCCGGCCTGGACCGTGCTCGAGCCCTATGCAGCCGTCGTGCTGGCCCTGGCGCTCGCACTTTGCCTGCCGCTGCTTCCCGCATCGGCAGGCGCAGCGGTCGCCGCGGGGCTCGTCGCTGCGACCGTCGCGATCAGCTGGCACGCGTTTGGCGTCCACCATGTTCTGATCGACCCGCTCGTCGTGAGCGCGATGATCACGATGACCTATCTCGGGGCGATCTCGGCCCTGTTTCGCGCCGAGCAGCGCGATCGGCATTTCGTGCAAAATGCCTTCGGGCGCTTCGTGTCGCCCGAGGTCGTCGAGCAACTTGCCCGCGATCCGTCGCAGCTCACGTTGGGCGGCCAACAGCGCGAGCTGACGGTGATGTTCACCGACGTCCGCAACTTCTCCGCCATCGCCGAGCGCATGAGCGCGGCGGACCTGACGCGCTTCATGAACAGCTATCTGTCTCCGATGACCGAGATCGTGCTCGACCACGCGGGCACCGTCGACAAGTATATCGGCGACGGCATCATGGCCTTCTGGAATGCGCCGCTGCCCGATGCGCGGCACGCCGAGAATGCCGCCCGAGCCGCGCTCGCGATGATCGACGCGCTGCCGCGGCTGAGCTTGTCAGGCGGCAGCAAGCCCGTCGCGCAGCTGCGCTGCGGCATCGGTCTCGCAAGCGGGCCTTGCGTGGTCGGCAACATCGGCTCCCAGTTGCGATTCGACTACACGGCCCTCGGCGACGACGTGAACCTCGCCTCGCGTCTCGAGAGCCTGACGAAGACGTACGGGCTCGATATCCTAGCGACGGACGCGACGCGCCAGCTGTCACCCGGGCTGGCCTGGCTCGACGTCGACACGGTCGTCGTCATGGGCCGGACGACGCCTCAGGACGTCGTCACGCTGCTGGGCGACGAAGCATTTGCGCAGAGCGAGAGTTTTCGCGACTTGCGCGCAGCGCATGAGGCGATGCTTGCCGTGTATCGGTCTGGCGACTCCGAGGCCGCGACTGCGGCCGTCACGATGCTCCGCGCGGTCGCCCCGGCTCGACTCGCGGCTCTCTACGATTTCTACGAAGCGCGCTGCCGGGCGAACGCCCTGCTGCCGCGCGACCAGCGCGAGACGATCACGCGGCTGGCGCACAAGTGA